Within the Rosa rugosa chromosome 2, drRosRugo1.1, whole genome shotgun sequence genome, the region AGTTTCACATTTTTCATTCATTAACTTACAGCAGGCCTTTGCCTAGTCGAGCCCAAAGCACCTTTACCACAGCCTTACAACTCAAGCACCCATCGATTTCAACGTGAAACTGAAAGAACTCGAAACAAGAATATTTTGTCATGCACCTATACTGGAATGTAAATACTTTGCAGGGCATTCGTTGCATGTATATACCATTTGCTCTTTTAGGAGTTCAAAGTCTCAAAAGTATATATCCaactacttttttttattttttattttttactattatctaaaatcaaaaatttaagaaaatcgaaaaaaaaaaattaatattttaagtTTATTTATTTAGAGCAGCCCTTAAAAATCATGTTTTATCAATGGTTAGATCATGACACAACAgatttttaagaaataaaggTTTTAACATGGTTTGGCACTTACGACATGCCATAGTGGCACTCGAAGCATGTCATGACAAATCTAAAACATGCATccctttttgttaaaattttcaTGTGCCATAATATCACCATTGGTAAAGCATGATTTTAAGAGATTCTCCAAGTGACGGACTGCAAAGATCTCGACCAAATTTATTTTTATGATTTTCTCGGTTTTCcgacattgaaaaatcattaaaaaaaattgggttGGGATTTTGAGTTCTTTTAGTTATAGAATTCTTAAAAAATCATgatttataaataaaaatattatggtgagaaaataaaaacatgataatttgaccaaaaaaaaaaaaaacgtgtgCTATAGTTCACAATTTTTGGTATGAACTGTGGTctcggaattttttttttttttttttgaaaagaagcaCGCGACATCTTTTGATGTACGTAGAGTGGTTTGAGGAGGTACCGTTAACCTCTTTTACAGAAGTACGTCAGCGTAAATCACCGTTAGCCTCAAACACCACTTAGTTATGAACATATATTTACTTGGTGCAAAAGTGGTCACGTAATAGTTCAAATTTTGGGTCCTttacccaaagcaccaaaattggcaaaaataatctcacttaccccagcaacagatttttattctcactaatccaatttaaagtaaaatgtCATTTTTAGGCACAAAAGAATTATAAAATTACACATTGCcactcattctctttctctctctctctcctaccCTCACGGCGACGCAGTGCGTCATCTTTCTCTTGCTGCAAGGACGTCGAGGATCTCAGCTTCCTCGAAGAACCAACCATGATCTCGATCCAGAGCAATCGGTCGGAGAATTTATTGTGTTGGCGAAGGCGAAATCGGCGTCTGTCGATGTCGTCACCATGTCGGCGAACTCCGACCCAATCATTCTACGATATGCTATTTCTGATGCTCACGGTGGAGGAGATGCTCATGTTTTCCGACCCACTCTTCACATCCGATCAAGATTCACTTTCAAATTCCTGCGAAGTATGAACTTTCTGTCTCTGAAAATTGAGCCTCGTGTCATGGATTGGGTCAGTTTGGGAGAGCCACTCCTTATCAATTCTCTTGTCCTGTATTCAACGCGAGGAGGCCAGCCactcctcttttcttttctttttttctcttttttctttttgttaatttttttttcttcttttttgcctTTTAATGAGAAATTTTGGTAATATAAAATGTAAATTATTGGAGTAACAAGCTACAAAATGGTGTTATGCCAAGGGCAAtacaggtctattggggggcaatacaggttttgaattgatgtaatctcctcgtttttttcctttaatcaaaattttatttgtctaaatttagggatattagttctcattctggtgaccgaaagttctattgggggacaataggcgttttgaattgatgtaatctccttgtttttttttctttaatcaaagttttatttgtctaaatttagggagattaattctcattccggcgactgaaagttctattggggggcaatagacgtctattgaggagCTGAACCCTAAGATTCCtaaaattagggtaaatggacaaaaaccctaagatTTTCTCCTCACAAGTTGATGTTGAGCTGAACCAAATTAAGCCCAAAAGAGCACCGGACATCTACTACGATCGCCACAATTCCCCTAACGATATGGATTAATGCACTCCCCGGTCCTGTGCCCTAACTCTGGTGGGATCTGACGTTGGGATCCAAAACAAGTAAAGATCTCAATGACTATGAGAATGACTATGCCTATCCGACTAACTAGTTGGCATTATTTACTGCAAATCAATAAAACTTTAATAAAATTGAGTAAAGTAACAAACTTTTTGAGAAATATCGTACTACAAACTTTTAAGTACATACTTTGAAAGTAAGATGTGTTGTTTGATACCATTTTGATTACATTACTTTCCTCAACGACGTTTATGTAACATGATAGAAGCACCATACTGTGGTTGAAGGGTTATGATGTTAGAAGGAGCATGAGCATAAGATGGAGAAAGCTCAAATGTGAAGTGTTGCAAGATCAATGCCAAggccagttttgcttctgtcaTAGCAAAATTTTGTCCAATGCAAATCCGAGGACCTCCTCCGAAAGGGAAGAATGAGAGCTGGCTCCTTGTTGCCTTGGAAACTCCTTCTGAAAACCTCTCGGGCTTGAACTCTTTTGCATCATCACCCCACATTTCCTTGTCATGATGAATGAGCAGTGTTGGTAACCCGATTTCGACTCCAGCTGGTAGTGTGAATTTTCCAAGTTGTATTTTCTTATGAGTGGTTCGAGAAAGCACAACTACTGCTGGGTATAATCGTAAAACTTCAAGTAAAATCATGGTTACCTGAGGCATCATACATAGGTGAGGTTAACTCATATCACAGAATCCATTACCCATTTGAAGTTCATCGACAATATATCCATTAAGAAACTAAAGTAATCAAGAAGAATCATTGAAGCGGTAGAAATTTTTCAGAAGAGATAAAGCTCATGAATTGCTGAAAGACACAATGCAAAGGTTAACTGGCTTTTGTATTTCTTATTTGCATGTCCATGTGACCATGTCTTGACCTAAACTCAtcctctacttttttttttttaatatggtTCTCTTTTGGATACAAGTAAGCCTAGCAAAAGAAAGAACTAGCCCACAGAGCTGACACAATTGAACTTAGCAACTTCACTGAACCTAATTCTAATCCTTAGTTCTTCACTACTCCAAAGTCAATTGTCATAATTAAAATGTAAAATGATAAGCCCTAAGTGATGGTAAAATTGGTTTAGAGTAAAagtaatatattatatatacttACAACTTTTAGGTGAGTTAGACCATCAAAGTCTGGCTTGTTCATTCCAAAGACTtgcaaaacctcttctcttgcTTGATCTTGCCAATTCTGATTTTGACAAAGTAGTACCATTGTCCAAACCAATAACACTGAAGTGGTCTCTTGCCCAGCAAAGTAAAAAAGCTTACATTCTTCAATTACATCTTCGATACTCATCCCAACATTTTTGTTGTTCTTCCCATGATCCCGAATGTCCTTCAAGTTCGACTCCATAAGTGCACCTAATAAGTCATCTTTGGTTGCTTCACCTGCCATAATGgctttctctcttttatttataaTACCCTTGAGTAAACCTCTTATTTCTTCGTCAATTTGTTTCATCCTCTTGTTCATCTTAGTTGGTACAAACCTACAGAATAAAACAGCTTTAATGAGAAAGCGACCTTAAGGAATTTTGATGTATCTAAAGGAAGTCTAACTTTTACCTCCATCCTGGAATGTAAACACTTTGTACGGTTTTTATTGCATATATTGCTTGCTCTTTTAGGAGTTCAAATATTTTTCTTCCTTCATGATAGCTACTTCCAAATGCTGTCCGAGAAATCACATCAGCTGTTAAATTTTGGAGAGAAGGCCAGACATCAAATGCAGATGATGAACTCTCCTTGGACACCGCTGTCTCCCATTCCTTAATCATGTCATTACAACTTTGGTAAAATGCTGGCAACATACGCTGTTGCAAAAACCACAATTAATCAATATTAATTGA harbors:
- the LOC133728366 gene encoding cytochrome P450 CYP72A219-like produces the protein MEVTVATRVALSLVFVSIIVRWVWSLLDWVWLKPKKLERCLRQQGFKGNSYRLLYGDMKENAIMLKQANSKPVNLSTSHDIAPRVTPLLDKTVKTYGKNSFVWIGPMPRVNIMNPEDLKDIFAKHTDFQKPASNPLTKLLATGLANYEGEKWAKHRRIINPTFHSEKLKRMLPAFYQSCNDMIKEWETAVSKESSSSAFDVWPSLQNLTADVISRTAFGSSYHEGRKIFELLKEQAIYAIKTVQSVYIPGWRFVPTKMNKRMKQIDEEIRGLLKGIINKREKAIMAGEATKDDLLGALMESNLKDIRDHGKNNKNVGMSIEDVIEECKLFYFAGQETTSVLLVWTMVLLCQNQNWQDQAREEVLQVFGMNKPDFDGLTHLKVVTMILLEVLRLYPAVVVLSRTTHKKIQLGKFTLPAGVEIGLPTLLIHHDKEMWGDDAKEFKPERFSEGVSKATRSQLSFFPFGGGPRICIGQNFAMTEAKLALALILQHFTFELSPSYAHAPSNIITLQPQYGASIMLHKRR